A single Pseudodesulfovibrio aespoeensis Aspo-2 DNA region contains:
- the aroA gene encoding 3-phosphoshikimate 1-carboxyvinyltransferase, translated as MTPEPVTVVAPPSKSLSHRTLIAAALANGVSEISGALDSDDITRTRGCLAACGATIEEHGDMLTVTGMEDGPRGGNADGKHKDEPPAELFMHESGTTCRLMTAVAAAGRGTFRVHGAPRMHERPMAELTDALAKLGVRFAFEDKPGHLPFVMTTKGYSNKKIEITLEESSQYLSGLLLGAPLADHETVISVTGNKAVSWPYVALTLRIMEDFKAGFEVEIRKDNRWQAVPWRSVKTVTPGSIRFVVKPTGYRPAHYRVEGDWSNASYFMAAGAVGRQPVLLKGLAADSLQGDRAIMDILSQMGATIKVSFTGILVEPGPLHGIDIDMGRCPDLVPTVAAVAAFAATPTTIRNVAHLRLKETDRLEACAVEVARTGCRTDIADDSLIIRPSLLPRGKTVEFTTYGDHRMAMSMSLFALAGVDVVLDNPGCVGKSFPGFFDQWNAIVEAYKAAL; from the coding sequence ATGACCCCAGAGCCCGTCACCGTCGTCGCGCCGCCGTCCAAGTCGCTGTCGCACCGCACCCTCATCGCCGCGGCCCTGGCAAACGGAGTGTCCGAGATATCCGGCGCGCTGGACAGCGACGACATCACCCGCACCAGGGGTTGCCTCGCGGCCTGCGGCGCGACCATCGAGGAGCACGGCGACATGCTCACAGTCACCGGCATGGAGGACGGCCCGCGCGGCGGCAATGCCGACGGCAAGCACAAGGACGAGCCCCCGGCTGAGCTGTTCATGCACGAGTCCGGCACCACCTGCCGGCTGATGACCGCCGTGGCCGCTGCCGGACGCGGGACGTTCCGCGTCCACGGCGCACCGCGCATGCACGAGCGGCCCATGGCCGAGCTGACCGACGCCCTGGCCAAACTCGGCGTCAGGTTCGCCTTCGAGGACAAGCCCGGCCACCTCCCCTTTGTCATGACCACCAAGGGGTATTCCAATAAGAAGATCGAGATCACCCTCGAAGAGAGCAGCCAGTATCTCTCCGGCCTGCTCCTGGGCGCGCCCCTGGCCGATCACGAGACGGTCATCAGCGTCACCGGCAACAAGGCCGTGTCCTGGCCCTATGTGGCCCTGACCCTGCGCATCATGGAAGATTTCAAAGCCGGGTTCGAGGTGGAAATCCGCAAGGACAACCGCTGGCAGGCCGTGCCCTGGCGCTCGGTCAAGACCGTGACCCCAGGCTCCATCCGCTTCGTGGTCAAGCCCACGGGCTACCGGCCCGCCCATTACCGCGTGGAGGGCGACTGGTCCAACGCCAGCTACTTCATGGCCGCCGGGGCCGTGGGCAGGCAGCCCGTGCTGCTCAAGGGGCTGGCCGCCGACTCGCTCCAGGGCGACCGCGCCATCATGGACATCCTGAGCCAGATGGGCGCGACCATCAAGGTGTCGTTTACCGGCATCCTGGTGGAGCCCGGCCCCCTGCACGGCATCGATATCGACATGGGCCGCTGCCCGGACCTGGTGCCCACCGTGGCCGCTGTGGCCGCCTTTGCCGCCACGCCCACCACCATCAGGAACGTGGCCCACCTGCGACTCAAGGAGACCGACCGGCTTGAGGCCTGCGCCGTGGAGGTGGCACGCACCGGCTGCCGCACCGACATCGCCGACGACTCCCTGATCATCAGGCCGAGCCTACTGCCCAGAGGGAAAACCGTGGAATTCACCACCTACGGCGACCACCGCATGGCCATGTCCATGTCCCTGTTCGCCCTGGCCGGGGTGGACGTGGTCCTTGACAATCCGGGCTGCGTCGGCAAATCATTCCCAGGCTTTTTCGACCAATGGAACGCCATTGTCGAAGCGTACAAAGCAGCCCTGTAA
- a CDS encoding 2-amino-3,7-dideoxy-D-threo-hept-6-ulosonate synthase: MHIGKAIRLERIFNRNTGRTIVVPMDHGVTVGPIDGLVDMREAVGKVVDGGANAVIEHKGLVRCGHRATGRDVGLIVHLSASTSLSPFPNAKSLVASVEDAVRLGADAVSIHCNLGDATEAAMLADFGKVASDAANWGMPLLAMVYARGPKVSDEYAPSVVAHCARVGTELGADVVKVPYTGDIESFARVCDSCCVPIVIAGGPKLDSTQAFIQMVHDSLQAGGAGLSVGRNVFQHANPTRLVEALNMVVHGDETVEAALAHINE, translated from the coding sequence ATGCATATCGGCAAAGCGATCAGACTCGAAAGAATCTTCAACCGGAACACAGGCCGGACCATTGTGGTGCCCATGGATCACGGCGTGACCGTCGGCCCCATCGACGGGCTGGTGGACATGCGCGAAGCCGTGGGCAAGGTGGTGGACGGCGGGGCCAACGCGGTCATAGAGCACAAAGGCCTCGTGCGATGCGGCCACCGCGCCACCGGGCGCGACGTCGGCCTGATCGTCCACCTCTCCGCCTCCACCTCCCTCTCCCCCTTCCCCAATGCAAAAAGCCTCGTCGCCTCTGTGGAAGACGCTGTGCGCCTGGGTGCCGATGCGGTCTCCATCCACTGCAATCTCGGCGACGCAACCGAAGCCGCCATGCTGGCCGATTTCGGCAAAGTGGCCTCGGACGCCGCCAACTGGGGCATGCCGCTGCTGGCCATGGTCTACGCCCGCGGCCCCAAGGTTAGCGACGAATACGCCCCGTCCGTGGTGGCCCACTGCGCCCGCGTGGGCACCGAGCTGGGAGCGGACGTGGTCAAGGTTCCCTACACCGGCGACATCGAATCCTTCGCCAGGGTCTGCGACTCCTGCTGCGTGCCCATCGTCATCGCGGGCGGGCCGAAACTTGACAGCACGCAGGCATTCATTCAGATGGTGCATGACTCCCTGCAGGCGGGCGGCGCAGGGCTCTCCGTGGGCCGCAACGTGTTCCAGCACGCCAACCCCACCCGACTGGTCGAGGCCCTGAACATGGTCGTGCACGGCGACGAGACAGTGGAAGCCGCCCTCGCCCACATCAACGAATAA
- a CDS encoding 3-dehydroquinate synthase II family protein → MKTIIFKAIPFDKTLLTLALESGVDAVMVEKEQVAAVQALGRVTVITPKDLPVVALTQKSDEEEAVARIKKGENIVLAKGWEIIPVENILAQVDTLALECENLDRAILAAGILERGCDTIVVLPEGATDLKRIVAELKLSQGTMELETATITAIKPAGLGHRVCVDTISMLRRGQGMLVGNSSAFTFLVHAETESNPYVAARPFRVNAGAVHAYTRMPGDKTTYLEELAAGTDVLIVGADGSSSLATVGRVKVEVRPMLLVTAEVKDKNGARQGQVFLQNAETIRVVSDKGDPVSVVTLKVGDKILVKTDEAGRHFGMRIQEDIKEA, encoded by the coding sequence ATGAAAACCATCATCTTCAAAGCCATCCCCTTTGACAAGACCCTGCTCACCCTGGCCCTGGAGTCGGGCGTGGACGCGGTCATGGTCGAAAAGGAGCAGGTGGCGGCGGTCCAGGCCCTGGGCCGGGTCACGGTCATCACCCCCAAGGACTTGCCTGTGGTCGCCCTGACCCAAAAATCCGACGAGGAAGAGGCCGTGGCGCGCATCAAAAAGGGCGAGAACATCGTCCTTGCCAAGGGGTGGGAGATCATCCCGGTGGAAAACATCCTGGCCCAGGTGGACACCCTGGCCCTGGAATGCGAGAATCTGGACCGGGCAATCCTGGCCGCAGGCATCCTGGAGCGCGGCTGCGATACCATCGTGGTCCTGCCCGAAGGCGCGACCGACCTGAAACGCATCGTCGCGGAACTCAAACTCTCGCAGGGAACCATGGAACTCGAGACCGCCACCATTACCGCCATCAAGCCAGCCGGGCTCGGCCACCGCGTCTGCGTGGACACCATCTCCATGCTGAGGCGCGGCCAGGGCATGCTGGTGGGCAATTCCAGCGCCTTCACCTTTCTGGTGCACGCTGAAACCGAGTCCAACCCCTATGTGGCCGCGCGGCCCTTCCGGGTCAACGCGGGCGCGGTCCACGCCTACACCCGGATGCCCGGCGACAAGACCACCTATCTCGAAGAACTGGCCGCCGGAACCGACGTGCTCATCGTCGGCGCGGACGGCTCCAGCTCCCTGGCCACCGTGGGCCGGGTCAAGGTGGAGGTCCGCCCCATGCTGCTCGTCACCGCCGAGGTCAAGGACAAGAACGGTGCCCGCCAGGGACAGGTCTTCCTGCAAAACGCCGAGACCATCCGCGTGGTCAGCGACAAGGGCGACCCGGTCTCGGTGGTCACCCTCAAGGTCGGCGACAAGATCCTGGTCAAGACCGACGAGGCGGGCCGCCATTTTGGCATGCGCATCCAGGAAGACATAAAAGAAGCCTAG
- the pheA gene encoding prephenate dehydratase: MADTTDNGNIPDLGELREKIDRIDRQIVDLLNQRADVSLGVGRYKAAHGEAIYKPFREQEVLNKIADSSPGPLPDKHLRTIYREIMSSSRHLQRPERVVYLGPEGTFSYFAAIEHMGSAAALTPKNNFEEIFRAVAEEGAELGVIPLENSIEGTVGQVVDLFMKYKVYIQAEVFSRISHCLISNAEKAEDVEVVYSHPQPLGQCRDWLRTHLRDVPTIPMESTAEAAKVVAGKKAAAVIGHIKLADLHGMNVLAQSIEDIPDNWTRFLIIGASPSKEGRRDKTTLLFTLPDKPGALARVLTTIAHQSINMTKLESRPFRGEKWKYVFFTDLECDLGKAKYEEVLEDIRQQCHTLRVLGTYPTQEERP; this comes from the coding sequence ATGGCTGACACGACCGACAACGGCAACATCCCCGACCTGGGGGAGTTGCGCGAGAAGATAGACCGGATCGACAGACAGATCGTGGACCTGCTCAACCAGAGGGCCGACGTGAGCCTTGGCGTGGGCCGGTACAAGGCCGCGCACGGCGAGGCCATCTACAAGCCCTTTCGCGAGCAGGAGGTGCTCAACAAGATCGCGGACTCCAGCCCCGGTCCCCTGCCCGACAAGCACCTGCGCACCATCTATCGCGAGATCATGAGCTCCTCGCGCCATCTGCAACGCCCGGAGCGGGTCGTCTATCTCGGTCCCGAAGGCACCTTCTCCTACTTCGCGGCCATTGAGCACATGGGCAGCGCCGCCGCCCTGACCCCCAAGAACAATTTCGAGGAAATATTCCGGGCCGTGGCCGAAGAAGGCGCGGAACTCGGCGTCATCCCGCTCGAAAACTCCATCGAGGGCACCGTGGGCCAGGTGGTGGACCTGTTCATGAAGTACAAGGTCTACATCCAGGCCGAGGTCTTCAGCCGCATCAGCCACTGCCTCATCTCAAACGCGGAAAAGGCCGAGGACGTGGAGGTGGTCTACTCCCACCCGCAGCCGCTGGGCCAATGCCGCGACTGGCTGCGCACCCACCTGCGCGACGTGCCGACCATCCCCATGGAGTCCACGGCAGAGGCCGCCAAGGTGGTGGCGGGCAAGAAGGCCGCCGCCGTGATCGGCCACATCAAGCTGGCCGATCTGCACGGCATGAACGTTCTGGCCCAGTCCATAGAGGACATCCCCGACAACTGGACCCGGTTCCTGATCATCGGCGCATCGCCCTCCAAGGAAGGCAGGCGGGACAAGACCACCCTGCTCTTCACCCTGCCCGACAAGCCCGGCGCGCTGGCCAGGGTGCTGACCACCATCGCCCACCAGTCCATCAACATGACCAAACTTGAATCGCGCCCCTTCCGCGGCGAAAAATGGAAATACGTCTTCTTCACCGATCTCGAATGCGACCTGGGCAAGGCCAAGTACGAAGAGGTCCTGGAGGACATCAGGCAACAATGCCATACCCTGCGGGTGCTCGGCACCTACCCCACCCAGGAGGAGAGACCATGA
- a CDS encoding prephenate dehydrogenase → MNRPGITSIAIVGAKGQMGNLFSGKFSALGCSVTPINRPLTDEAIQAALTGCDLLLLSVPVTAMDAVLDRVLPFLAPPTILCDVGSVKMLPMKAMLDRYDGPVVGTHPLFGPVIPAGFEPKVAVVPGRDTDRAAADAVSALFAACGYSCFDSTAEEHDRAMAIVQGLNFTSTVAFLAAARDVDSIENYVTPSFRRRLDSAHKMLTMDTELFEVISEANPFLQETNRKFMSYLSLAAGGDLDLLAERAQWWWRNESY, encoded by the coding sequence ATGAACCGACCGGGCATCACATCCATCGCCATCGTGGGCGCAAAGGGCCAGATGGGGAACCTCTTCAGCGGGAAATTTTCCGCGCTGGGATGCTCGGTCACGCCCATCAACCGCCCGCTGACCGACGAGGCCATCCAGGCCGCCCTGACCGGCTGCGACCTGCTCCTGCTCAGTGTGCCGGTCACGGCCATGGACGCGGTGCTGGACCGCGTGTTGCCCTTTCTCGCGCCGCCCACCATCCTGTGCGATGTCGGCTCGGTCAAGATGCTGCCCATGAAGGCCATGCTCGACCGGTATGACGGCCCGGTGGTAGGCACCCATCCGCTGTTCGGGCCGGTCATTCCCGCCGGGTTCGAGCCCAAGGTGGCCGTGGTGCCGGGCCGCGACACGGACAGGGCTGCCGCCGACGCGGTGTCCGCGCTGTTCGCGGCGTGCGGCTATTCCTGCTTTGATTCCACGGCAGAAGAGCATGACCGGGCCATGGCCATCGTGCAGGGACTCAATTTCACTTCCACGGTGGCCTTCCTGGCCGCTGCCAGGGATGTCGATTCCATCGAGAATTACGTCACCCCGTCCTTTCGACGCAGGCTGGATTCCGCGCACAAGATGCTCACCATGGACACCGAACTTTTCGAGGTCATCTCCGAGGCAAACCCGTTTTTGCAGGAGACCAACCGCAAGTTCATGTCCTATCTGAGCCTTGCTGCAGGCGGCGATCTGGATCTGCTTGCCGAAAGGGCGCAGTGGTGGTGGCGTAACGAATCATATTAG